In Salirhabdus salicampi, the sequence ATATAGAAACATAATTTACTCATAAATATGCGTGTGTTTATAATGCTACATTCCTTATAATCTATGGTTATCCCATATTGAAAAGGTCAACCAAAATATAGATTACGGTTGGTTTAATCAATTATTGATTCGGTCTAGATTTGAAGATGAGCGTGAGACGAAAAACAAATGAAAATGGGAATTATAGTTCTGGAAATAATGGAAGATAACGATTAGCCTTTCATAAATATGTGCAAAATAATAATGTCTTTGACGAACAGATCTATCTTCAGGATAAAATGATTTAAATTATAGTTTATCGTGTAGTCACAATAACTTGTAGTCGGATGCCACTTTTTTATATACTCAATTTCGTTTATAATTAACAAATAATAGTACGTATTTATATCAACTTGTGGTTTATTGAGGTCGGAAAGGTGTGTTCCCGGGTGGCACTATGTTCTCTTATGGCACCTAAGTAGGAGCGCCTACTCTTTTTCCAACTATAAGGATAAGGATGGTTATCATGAATAATATTCAGAAAAAAACAGACGTTATCCTAATAGGTGCCGGAGTCATGAGCGCCACTTTAGGGTCATTACTGAAAGAGTTAGCACCTGAATGGGAAATTAAAGTTTTTGAGAAACTTGCAAACGCAGGAGAAGAAAGCTCGAACGAATGGAATAATGCTGGGACAGGCCATTCTGCACTTTGCGAACTTAATTATACATACGAAAAGTCTGATGGTTCTATTGATATTAACAAAGCGATTAAAATTAATGAACAGTTTCAGCTTTCAAGACAATTTTGGTCTTATCTTGTGAATAGCAATATTATCCGTAATCCGCAGGAATTTATTAGACCGATACCCCATATGAGTTTTGTAAAAGGGGAGGCAAACGTTTCTTTTTTAAAAAAGAGATTTAAAGCGTTATCAAAAATCCCACTATTCCAAGGAATGGAATTTTCCGATGATCCAGAACAACTGATGGAGTGGTTTCCACTTATTATGGAAGGCCGTAAATTGAATGAACCAATAGCGGCAACAAAAATCGAGTCTGGAACGGATGTCAATTTTGGTGCGTTAACACGTAAGTTGTTTGCCCATCTGGAAAATAAGAATGTAGAGGTACACTATAAGCATAGTGTTAAGAATATTATACGTACGAGTGATGGTTCATGGAATTTGGAAGTGCATGATATTGAAAATGATAAAATCAAATACCATAATGCAAAATTCGTATTTATCGGCGCCGGGGGTGGTAGTCTTCCTTTACTACAAAAGACCGGTATTCCTGAGTCGAAGAATATCGGAGGTTTTCCTGTAAGCGGATTATTTATGGTATGTAGTAATCCAGATGTTGTAAAGCAACATCATGCAAAAGTTTATGGTAAAGCTAAGGTTGGTGCTCCTCCAATGTCTGTCCCTCATCTTGACACAAGATATATTGATAACCAAAAATCATTACTCTTTGGACCGTTTGCAGGGTTTTCACCAAGATTCTTAAAAACGGGTTCTGTTTTTGATTTAGTAGGCTCCATAAAGCCGTATAATATTCTTACGATGTTAGCGGCAGGAGTAAAAGAGATGGGATTGACAAAATACTTAATTCAGCAAGTTTTATTGTCGAATGAAAAGCGCATGGAACAATTACGAGAGTTTATCCCGGACGCTAAAAGCGAAGATTGGGATGTTATAGTAGCGGGACAACGTGTGCAAGTTATTAAAAATCATGAAATTGAAGGGAAGGGAACTCTTCAATTTGGCACCGAAGTTGTAAATTCTGCTGATGGCTCGATAGCAGCGTTGCTCGGTGCATCTCCTGGTGCTTCTACTGCTGTTCATGTAATGCTTGAGGTACTAGAGAAATGCTTTCCACAACAATGGAAGACTTGGGAACAGAAAATAAAAGAAATGATTCCTTCTTACGGAATATCGTTAGCGGAGGATCGAGAGCTATTTGAACATATTCATACTTCAACAACGGAAACACTTAATTTAAATGAAGATGAACCCGTTTATAGTTAATACTGTAAATACAGCTTTAAAGAAAACAAAATGAACATAAGATTGTGATGTTACGTACCCTAGTTACTGGACTGATAAAAAAGTCCTTTAGCTGGGGTTTCTTATATCCTTTAGCTTATCAATAACTAATAAGAACATATGCAGAAATGGATATCAAGTGTTCGAAACAATAGGCATTGTCGTATCAACGTTACTTAGAAGCGCCTTTCTGAAACAATCTACCACGTTCGCAACTTTCCACAGGTTAATATATGCCTCCTTTAATTCAATTAATAGATAATTGTCTGTTTCAAAGTAAGCATTCTTAAATCTAGTGTATCTCCATTTGCTACATCCTGCGCATGAATAACCTTAAAGAGCATATGTTTTAGTAACAAATAACCTGTTTAAATCATTCGTCCATTTAATATATAGGGAGAGGTTTTGTTCTTTAGAGACATTTGTTATATGAAGACTACAGTTTTTGAAACATGAAACATTTCCTTTATATAAAATTACATAAAGCTAGTTCTTTTTGCTTTCATTTTATTAATGATTAAATTATAATAATTTTAATTAGAAAATCAATATTAGATTCTGAATTTACAGAGAAAGGGGAAATATGATGGATTCCAAAGAACAAGCTAAAGTTGGGGGCTGCCCATTTCACCATGGGAGTGCAACTACTGAAAAATCTAGCGGAACAACGAATAAGGATTGGTGGCCGAACCAGTTAAACTTGAACATTCTACATCAACATGACCAAAAATCAAACCCTATGGGAGAAGATTATAATTATGCAGAGGAATTTAAAAAGCTAGACTATGACGCGTTAAAGAAAGATCTTCATGATCTAATGACGGATAGCCAAGATTGGTGGCCAGCCGACTATGGTCATTATGGTCCGTTCTTTATTCGGATGGCTTGGCATGCAGCAGGTACATATCGTACAGGAGATGGTCGTGGAGGTGGCGGAACTGGTGCACAGCGCTTTGCCCCACTTAATAGCTGGGCAGACAATGGCAACCTTGATAAAGCCCGTCGATTACTATGGCCAATTAAGCAAAAATATGGTAACAAGATTTCTTGGGCAGACTTGCTCCTTCTAACCGGTAATGTTGCCATTGAATCAATGGGCGGCAAGACTTTTGGTTTTGGGGCTGGACGTGCAGACATTTGGCATCCAGAAGAAGACATTTACTGGGGCTCTGAAACAGAAATGCTAGGAGATAACCGTTATACAGGTGATCGTGAACTTGAGAATCCCCTTGCTGCAGTTCAAATGGGACTCATATATGTCAATCCTGAAGGTCCAAACGGCAATCCAGATCCGCTTGCAAGTGCTCGTGATATTCGCGAGACCTTCACACGTATGGGAATGAACGATGAAGAAACAGTTGCATTAACGGCTGGGGGTCACACTTTTGGAAAGGCACATGGTGCAGGAGATGCTGCACATGTAGGTCCAGAACCGGAAGCTGCACCGATTGAAGCGCAAGGCTTAGGTTGGTTAAGCTCACATGGAACTGGTAAGGGTCGCGATACGATCACAAGTGGTATTGAAGGTGCTTGGACTGCAAACCCGACACAATGGGATAATGGATACTTTGACTTGCTTTTTGGTTATGAATGGGAGCTTACAAAGAGCCCGGCTGGTGCACATCAGTGGGTTCCTGTTAATCCTGTTGAGGAAGACCTTGCACCAGATGCAGAGGACTCGTCTGTTCGTGTTAAAACAATGATGACGACTGCAGATATGGCTTTGCGTGAGGATCCAGAATATGCAAAAATTGCACGTCGATTCCATGAAAATCCAGAAGAATTTGCAGATGCATTTGCTCGTGCATGGTTCAAACTATTACATCGTGATATGGGGCCTCGCACAAGGTATCTTGGACCGGAAGTTCCAGAAGAAGAGCTAATTTGGCAAGATCCAATCCCAACTGTTGATTATGAACTAACGGAAGAAGAAGTGGAGAAGATTAAAGTATTAGTCCTTGATTCCGGACTTACAATTGGCGAGCTTGTGACTACAGCTTGGGCATCAGCAAGTACGTTCCGTGGCTCTGATTATCGTGGAGGAGCGAATGGTGCACGTATTCGTCTTGCACCACAAAAGGACTGGGAGGTAAACCAACCGAA encodes:
- the katG gene encoding catalase/peroxidase HPI, translating into MDSKEQAKVGGCPFHHGSATTEKSSGTTNKDWWPNQLNLNILHQHDQKSNPMGEDYNYAEEFKKLDYDALKKDLHDLMTDSQDWWPADYGHYGPFFIRMAWHAAGTYRTGDGRGGGGTGAQRFAPLNSWADNGNLDKARRLLWPIKQKYGNKISWADLLLLTGNVAIESMGGKTFGFGAGRADIWHPEEDIYWGSETEMLGDNRYTGDRELENPLAAVQMGLIYVNPEGPNGNPDPLASARDIRETFTRMGMNDEETVALTAGGHTFGKAHGAGDAAHVGPEPEAAPIEAQGLGWLSSHGTGKGRDTITSGIEGAWTANPTQWDNGYFDLLFGYEWELTKSPAGAHQWVPVNPVEEDLAPDAEDSSVRVKTMMTTADMALREDPEYAKIARRFHENPEEFADAFARAWFKLLHRDMGPRTRYLGPEVPEEELIWQDPIPTVDYELTEEEVEKIKVLVLDSGLTIGELVTTAWASASTFRGSDYRGGANGARIRLAPQKDWEVNQPKQLEKVLIVLEDIQSHLDKKVSIADLIVLGGSVAVEKAAQDAGFDVTVPFTPGRGDATEEQTDVESFDVLEPYADGFRNYQKKEYSVSPEELLVDKAQLLGLTAPEMTALIGGMRVLGTNYGGTKHGVFTDRVGTLTNDFFVNLLDIGVEWKPVGGGVYEGRNRQTGEVVRTATRVDLVFGSNSQLRAIAEVYAQDDNKEKFVRDFISAWVKVMNADRFDLRK
- a CDS encoding malate:quinone oxidoreductase, which produces MNNIQKKTDVILIGAGVMSATLGSLLKELAPEWEIKVFEKLANAGEESSNEWNNAGTGHSALCELNYTYEKSDGSIDINKAIKINEQFQLSRQFWSYLVNSNIIRNPQEFIRPIPHMSFVKGEANVSFLKKRFKALSKIPLFQGMEFSDDPEQLMEWFPLIMEGRKLNEPIAATKIESGTDVNFGALTRKLFAHLENKNVEVHYKHSVKNIIRTSDGSWNLEVHDIENDKIKYHNAKFVFIGAGGGSLPLLQKTGIPESKNIGGFPVSGLFMVCSNPDVVKQHHAKVYGKAKVGAPPMSVPHLDTRYIDNQKSLLFGPFAGFSPRFLKTGSVFDLVGSIKPYNILTMLAAGVKEMGLTKYLIQQVLLSNEKRMEQLREFIPDAKSEDWDVIVAGQRVQVIKNHEIEGKGTLQFGTEVVNSADGSIAALLGASPGASTAVHVMLEVLEKCFPQQWKTWEQKIKEMIPSYGISLAEDRELFEHIHTSTTETLNLNEDEPVYS